CTTTCTTCTTATTAACACCGAAACTTGTTATGGATCGTATTGCTAAATTTATGCCAGGCACACAGGAGCATTCGCAAGATCAACAACAGTATTTAAGAAGGATGCGTGATGTTACAGCGAATAAAATTAATCAATTTGCTAATGTGTTTGCTGCTTTATCTAATAGCTTTTCTGTATATGGATACGTGGAGGAAGAAGATAAAGAGACGGAGGCAGATCTGTTCTTAAGTACAATTACTGCAAAAACATGTCAAACATGCTTTAAAAAGGACCAATGCTGGGTAGTTAATTTCGATAAAACATACGATTATATGAAACAAATAATGAGTGAAACAGAAGAGGGGACGTTACAGCATAATCGGAAGTTAGTTCGTGAATGGGATAAGCATTGTGTGAGAGGAAAGAAAGTGACGGATTTAGTGGCAGGCGAATTAGATCACTTCTATGAGGGACAAAAATTAAGAAAACAAATGAAAGAAAATCGTAGAATAGTAGCGGAGCAACTATTGGGTGTATCAAAAGTTATGGAGGATTTTGCTAAGGAGATACAAAGAGAGCGAGAAAACCATCAAGTACAGGAAGAACAGATTCTGCAAGCGTTTCGTGATTTTGGTGTAGAAATAGAGCATGTTGATATTTATTGTTTAGATAGAGGAAGTATTGATATTGAAATGTTGATTCCAGTTGCATCTAATGAACACGGAGAGTGTGAAAAATTAGTTGCACCGATGCTTTCTGATATTCTAAAGGAAAATATCGTTGTTAAGCATGAAGAAAAATCTTCTTATCCGAATGGCCACAGCTTAATATCATTTGGTTCAGCAAAAACGTATTCTCTTGATACGGGCTTAGCCACAGCTGCAAAAGGCGGTGGGTTTGTTTCAGGTGATTCTTATGCGATGATGGATTTAAGTGTTGGTAAATATGCTCTTGCGATTAGTGATGGTATGGGAAATGGGCAAAGAGCTCATATGGAGAGTAAAGAAACAGTGAAATTATTACAAAAAATACTTCAATCAGGCATTGATGAAGAAATAGCGATTAAGTCTATTAACTCTATTCTTTCTTTAAGAACAACAGAAGAGATGTTTACTACGTTAGATTTAGCTATGGTAGATTTGCGGGATGCGAGTGCGAAGTTTTTAAAGATTGGATCGACGCCGAGTTTTGTTAAACGCGCAAACAATATTTTGAAAATTGAAGCAAGTAATTTGCCGATGGGAATAATTGAGGATGTTGAAGTTGATGTAGTGGGTGAGCAATTAAAAACAGGCGATATCCTTATTATGATGAGCGATGGGATTTTTGAGGGAGCGCAACATGTGGAGAATCATGAATTATGGATGAAGCGTAAAATTAAAGAGTTGCAAACTGAAGATCCGCAAGAAATCGCTGATATCATCATGGAAGAGGTAATTCGCTCTGGTGATGGTTATATAAATGATGATATGACTATTGTAGTGGCAAAAGTGAAGAAAAATATGCCGAAGTGGGCTACCATTCCAATTGTGGGAATGCAGGCACAATAAAGTTGAAGTGTAAGGTTTCTTTATCGCTTTTTCTTTCTAAAAACCTAGGTGAATACCTAGGTTTTTTTGCTTTATAACATAATGTTATTATTTTTGTGAATATGTACGGATGATGTAAGATAAAAATGTAATTTTTGTATATCTTTTTTTTGCACAATGTTTGTAAAAGTTGTACCATTATAAACAAGGTAACTAACGTTGCTGTTCTTGTTTAATGAAAGGTGATTACGAAGTTGAAAGATACATTTGTTGAAAAGGTAGATGACTTTGTAAGGCAACATGATGTATTAAAGGAACGTTCAACAATTGTTGTAGGGGTTTCTGGTGGTCCTGACTCTTTGGCTCTTCTATATTATTTATTAGAAAAAAGAGCAGCAAAACAGT
This genomic window from Bacillus anthracis str. Vollum contains:
- the spoIIE gene encoding stage II sporulation protein E yields the protein MPKAGRNTMNTSALAMNEGQLGGVKWTSKLRMKFEQVFFRWGFIIVVIGFLLGRAYILTNILPFALPFFAAVYVMKRDKMPLAFLALMGGALSVSIDNLFFTFASIFTFFIYNIFFSRFTRKTVGLVPFQVFISALTAHLVVVYFAQQTVTMYDLLVSTIEAGLSFVLTMIFLQSVPLLVERKGKQQALETEEIVCLIILLASVLTGTTDWFVYDASIQHIFTRYLVLVFAFIAGAATGSTVGVVTGLILSLANVSSLSQLSLLAFSGLLGGLLKEGKRIGVSLGLLIGTSLITLYVDKQTNIVTTLIESGVAIAFFLLTPKLVMDRIAKFMPGTQEHSQDQQQYLRRMRDVTANKINQFANVFAALSNSFSVYGYVEEEDKETEADLFLSTITAKTCQTCFKKDQCWVVNFDKTYDYMKQIMSETEEGTLQHNRKLVREWDKHCVRGKKVTDLVAGELDHFYEGQKLRKQMKENRRIVAEQLLGVSKVMEDFAKEIQRERENHQVQEEQILQAFRDFGVEIEHVDIYCLDRGSIDIEMLIPVASNEHGECEKLVAPMLSDILKENIVVKHEEKSSYPNGHSLISFGSAKTYSLDTGLATAAKGGGFVSGDSYAMMDLSVGKYALAISDGMGNGQRAHMESKETVKLLQKILQSGIDEEIAIKSINSILSLRTTEEMFTTLDLAMVDLRDASAKFLKIGSTPSFVKRANNILKIEASNLPMGIIEDVEVDVVGEQLKTGDILIMMSDGIFEGAQHVENHELWMKRKIKELQTEDPQEIADIIMEEVIRSGDGYINDDMTIVVAKVKKNMPKWATIPIVGMQAQ